A portion of the Manihot esculenta cultivar AM560-2 chromosome 2, M.esculenta_v8, whole genome shotgun sequence genome contains these proteins:
- the LOC110605918 gene encoding protein NRT1/ PTR FAMILY 6.3, with translation MASDLPQTLGKTLPDAWDYKGRPAERSKTGGWTSAAMILGGEACERLTTLGIVVNLVTYLTGTMHLGNATSANAVTNFLGTSFILCLLGGFIADTFLGRYLTVAIFATVQAMGITVLTISTALPSLRPPKCVNDTGCIPANSKQLTVLYLALYMYALGTGGLKSSVSGFGSDQFDETDPTERKQMASFFHWFFFLINIGSLGAVTVLVYIQDNVGRKWGYGICGCAIVLGLILFLSGTRRYRFKKLAGSPLTQIATVFVGAWRKRHLEMPSDPSFLYDLDVIEEGGKKNKQKLPHSRQFRFLDRAAIKDPETNVIDKWNLSTLTDVEEVKMVIRMLPIWATTIMFWTVYAQMTTFSVSQATTMDRHIGKSFEIPPASLTVFFVGSILLTVPVYDKLVVPIVKKVLKKPNGLTPLQRIAVGLIFSIIAMIAAALCERKRLRAATLHGLVNDPTAQIPLSVFWLIPQFFFVGSGEALTYIGQLDFFLRECPKGMKTMSTGLFLSTLSLGFFFSSLLVSIVHKVTGNKPWLADNLNQGRLYDFYWLLAILSALNFVIFFACAKWYVYKDKRLAEVGIELEELDEPAMH, from the exons ATGGCTAGTGATCTCCCTCAAACATTGGGCAAAACACTCCCCGATGCGTGGGACTACAAGGGCCGCCCAGCCGAGCGCTCCAAAACTGGTGGCTGGACCAGCGCTGCCATGATTCTAG GTGGGGAGGCTTGTGAGAGGCTTACTACACTTGGTATCGTTGTTAATCTGGTGACTTATCTGACGGGTACTATGCACCTGGGAAATGCTACCTCTGCCAATGCAGTCACCAACTTCCTTGGAACCTCTTTTATCCTGTGTTTGCTTGGTGGCTTTATCGCTGACACCTTTCTTGGAAG GTACCTCACCGTCGCCATCTTTGCCACCGTGCAAGCAATG GGCATCACCGTCTTGACCATCTCAACTGCACTCCCAAGTCTCAGGCCACCGAAATGCGTCAACGACACCGGTTGCATTCCCGCAAACAGCAAGCAACTGACAGTTCTATACTTGGCCCTATACATGTACGCCCTTGGCACCGGCGGTCTCAAATCAAGTGTCTCGGGCTTTGGTTCGGACCAGTTTGATGAGACAGACCCGACAGAGAGAAAACAAATGGCCAGCTTCTTCCATTGGTTCTTCTTTTTAATAAACATTGGCTCACTTGGTGCAGTTACAGTTCTTGTTTACATACAAGATAATGTAGGGAGAAAATGGGGGTATGGCATCTGCGGTTGCGCTATTGTGCTAGGCCTAATCCTGTTCTTGTCTGGCACAAGGCGATACCGATTCAAGAAATTGGCAGGTAGTCCATTGACACAGATTGCCACAGTGTTTGTGGGTGCTTGGAGGAAAAGGCACTTGGAGATGCCTTCAGATCCATCATTTCTCTACGATCTTGATGTTATTGAAGAGGGAGGGAAGAAGAACAAGCAGAAACTTCCCCACAGCAGGCAATTCCG TTTCCTGGATAGAGCAGCGATCAAGGACCCAGAAACCAACGTCATAGACAAATGGAATCTATCAACTCTAACAGATGTTGAGGAAGTGAAAATGGTGATTAGAATGCTACCCATTTGGGCTACCACTATCATGTTTTGGACGGTGTATGCCCAAATGACCACATTTTCTGTGTCACAAGCAACAACCATGGACCGTCACATTGGAAAATCTTTCGAAATACCTCCAGCCTCCCTAACCGTCTTCTTCGTTGGTAGCATTCTCTTGACTGTGCCAGTTTATGACAAGCTAGTAGTTCCAATTGTTAAAAAAGTTCTCAAGAAACCAAATGGCCTAACCCCATTGCAACGCATAGCTGTAGGTCTGATCTTTTCTATTATTGCAATGATAGCTGCAGCACTCTGCGAACGAAAGAGGTTAAGAGCCGCAACATTACATGGTTTGGTCAACGATCCAACGGCTCAGATCCCATTAAGTGTGTTCTGGCTGATCCCTCAGTTTTTCTTCGTGGGGTCTGGTGAAGCATTGACATATATTGGGCAGCTTGATTTTTTCCTGAGGGAATGCCCTAAAGGAATGAAGACAATGAGTACAGGGCTATTTTTGAGCACTCTTTCACTAGGatttttcttcagctctttgtTGGTTAGTATAGTGCACAAGGTAACTGGGAATAAACCATGGCTAGCAGATAATCTGAACCAAGGAAGGCTATATGATTTCTACTGGCTGTTGGCCATTTTGAGTGCTTTGAACTTTGTCATATTTTTCGCTTGTGCTAAATGGTATGTCTACAAGGACAAGAGACTAGCTGAGGTAGGCATCGAACTGGAGGAACTTGATGAGCCTGCTATGCACTGA